Within Acinetobacter sp. LoGeW2-3, the genomic segment GCTCAAGGTAAGATTGCGGCAAACTGGGTAATGGGCGAATTCTCAGGCGCTTTAAATAAAGCTGGCCTAGACCTTGCTGACTCCCCTGTTTCTGCTGAGAAATTGGGTGGCATGATCGCACGTATTGTCGATAACACTATTAGCGGTAAGATTGCGAAACAGGTATTCGGCTTTATGTGGGAAGAAGGCAAAACTGCGGACGAAATTATTGCTGAGAAAGGCTTGAAACAGGAAACTGATACAGGCGCGATTGAAGCAATTATCAAGGAAGTGCTTGCTGCTAATGAGAAGATGGTTGAAGAGTATAAATCTGGTAAAGAGAAAGCCTTTAACGGTCTAGTTGGTCAGGTGATGAAAGCTTCACGTGGTAAAGCCAACCCTGCTCAAGTCAATGAATTAATGAAGAAATTAATTGGTTGATTTAACCAGTTAACTTGATTAAAAAAGCCTCGATTTATCGGGGCTTTTTTAATAGAATTCAATTTAATTTAATGCAAGTAAAATCAAATGGATATAAAAGAAGAAGTAGAAGCTATACAAGAAAAACCATCAACTCAGTATAAAGCGGAAAAAGCTTCAACTTTTTTTATTAATTTTATTAGCTTACTTAAAGAAAACTTAAGTTTCCTAGTAATTATTCCAACTCTTATGGGAGGCTTATTTCAATTAATTAAATTAGCCTCACTCGATACATCTTACATAAGATTCTTTTCAGTTTCTCAAGTTGTAGCGGACGGTCTTACTGTACTTTTTTGCATTATTTTAGTCGGTCTTCTTATTAGTTCTTTCAAATTTGCTATTAGTGATTACCTTCCAATACATGATGAAAAATACAGTTATCGAACATTTATACAATTTTTTATCATTGCAATTTTTGCATTTCTTGGATATCAATTAATTCTCAGTGAAAATCCTTTTAAATTTTCATCTATCGTTTGGGCAGTAAGTGCAAAAATTGGATTATCTTTATTAGGCTACTATGTAATTGCATTTTTTATAAAGAAGCATTTCAGTTCATTAACAAATATCCTAATTTTTATAAGAGCTGTGCTTACTCTCAGTATACTTTTTTTCTGTATAAAATTTATTATCTCAGTTAATAACATTTATTCTAATTTCAACAACTTAGAAAATACTGTAATCTTAACTAATAAATTACAATCATCTTTAAAACTTAAAGAAAAACCAACTTTTATATATTTTAATAAGGATTATGTTTTCTTCAAATATATAGAAGATGAAAAAGAAAAATTTATTGTAATTGACGGTAGTGAATTAGTTCTTAAGTTTGAAAAATAGGTTTACATTTATATAAATGCATATACCAAGCAAAAATAAAAAAGTAGTTAAAATATATAGTACATATTCAAATATAAAAGTCTTTTTTGATGCATAACTAGCATCTTCACCCAACCATGTCTCAAAGGGAGAAGTTGTCATGTGATCAATTTGATACGTGTAGTTCCCTCTCCTTTATTAAAGGAGAGGGCGAGGGAGAGGTAAAACATTTAATTTTCAAAATTTTAAATATAAAATCAATCAAACACTTCACACTAAAAACAACATGACCATCAAAAAAGTATCCTCTATCACTAAACTCGAAGACTTAGGACGTATCCAACTTTCAAAGTCTTTCTTTATGCGTGACTTTCTCTATAGCGAAATCGCCAATTGGTACGGTATACCCAACTTCCCCGACCATCCTGAGATTGCGATTCGCACAGGTACAGAACTTTGCCAACAACTGCTCGAACCGCTACAAGACAAATTTGGACGGATTACTATTCGTTCAGCGTATCGCTCACCAAGCGTCAATCAACTAGGCAATAAAAAAGGACACAACTGCGCAAGTAACGAGAAAAACTTTGCCAGCCATATTTGGGACTATCCGGATGAAAAAGGCTATGGCGCAACGGCGTGTATCGTCATTCCTTCATTTCTAGAACTGTATGAAAAAGACCAATCCAACTGGCAACAACTTGCCTATTGGATTCATAACAATTTGAACTATAGTTATCTGCAATTTTTCCCAAAACTTTGTGCTTTTAATATTGGCTGGCACGAACAGCCTGCACGGGAAATTTATAGCTATATTCAACCTAAAGGTTATTTGTTGCGGGGTGAAGCGGCGAATCCAGAGTTTTAGAAGTTTTATCCGGATCTTATTTAATTGTTACCCCTCATCCCCTGCCTTCTCCCAATGGGAGAAGGAGCTTTCATTACCAATCCTATTCTGACATGAGTTTAGTAATGGATATTCCCTCTCCTGAGCAAGTTTTAAAGCACTGCTTTAAAATGCAGCGTAAGTGATGAGAATCACTGCTTCGCAAGGGAGAGGTATTTCTAAAACGAAACACAAGTTAGGATTAGAGATAGGTCTTTAAAGAAGATACTTATCAATCCCTTATATACCTTTCTCGTATGAATATATACCCGAATGATCCTTGATTAGTCATGCACTTCTCAATCAAACTTCGGCCACAAGGAGAAGTGCATTATGATTCAAATTTGGAATTCGTTGTGGTCACGCCACAACAAGACAAAGGATTTGTTTAAACGTCTAAACCCACACTATATTTTGTCTCAGAATATCAATCACACAAACGACAGCATCAATCAAGAGCAAAGTAAAAGTAATCAAAAACAAGGTTTTAATGGCTCATATAATAAAACCCAATGGTTGGGTCTATTCCTAGGTCCTTTAATATTTGCATGGCTCTATTTTGGTATGAGCTTTGATGGGTTATCGCAACAAGGGCAAGGCGTACTGGCACTTACTGCATGGCTATCCATTTGGTGGATTTTAGAAGTAATGCCTTTAGGGATTACTTCTTTACTACCCATTGTCATCATGCCAATGATGGGTACACTCACCATCGCTAAGGTTACATCTAGCTATACCGACCCAAATATTTTCTTATTTTTAGGTGGCTTTGCAATCGCTATTGCCATTGAAAAATGGAACTTACACGAACGTATTTCACTCGCGATTATTAGCTTTTCAGGCTCAACCATTAATGGCCTGATATACGGTTTTATGTTTGCAACTGCATTCCTTTCGATGTGGATTTCAAACGTTGCAACCGTGATGATGCTTTTACCTATTGGTACAGCTATCGTTTATAAGATTATTTCATTACTTAAAATGAAACAACACATGATACAGCTGATGAAGTTAAATTTACCAAGGCAATTATTTTTGCCATTGGTTTTGGTGGCATTATTGGTGGCAGTGCAACACTGATTGGTACACCACCAAATTTAATTTTGGCTGGATTAGTTAAAGAAATGTATGGCTATGAAATTGGCTTTGCAGAATGGTTTATATTCGCTTTCCCACTCTGTTTTTGTCTGGCTGTTTTCACCACATTTTGGCTCACTAAAATTGCCTACCCAATGAAAGCAAAACATATTGCTGAAGGGAAACAATTTATCGATTCGGAAAAAACACGCCTAGGCCGTATGTCTTATGAAGAAAAAGCGGTAGCAACTGTTTTTGCGATTACTGCTTTTATGTGGCTGACCCGTACTTTTATTTGGAAAGATATCATTCCGGGGATCTCAGACACAATGATTGCAATAACTGCAGCAATGGTCTTGTATATACTCCCTGCGACAGATGGAAAACGTATTCTGAATGCTGAATCACTGAGTCAAATGCCATGGGATGTATTACTTCTAGTTGGTGGTGGTTTAGCGTTAGCAGCTGGTTTTAGTAACACTGATTTATCTCAGTGGATCGGACAACAATTATTAACACTACAAAACATGCCGTATTGGACAGCATTACTGCTTACAACGATCTTAACGATTAGTCTTACGCAAGTTTCACCAAATACTGCTGTCACTACGATCTTTGTACCAATTGCTGCTACCCTTGCATTGGCTCTTGATGTCCATCCTCTTCCATTAATGGTTGCTGCTGCACTTGGCGCAGGGTTTGCATTTATGCTTCCTATCGGTACACCATCTCAAGCTGTGATCTTTGCAACAGGTAAAGTCAGCATTCGCGATATGTTAATGCAAGGTACGTTAGTTACTATTTTAGCGACTTTACTCATTGTCATATCTATTTATCTACTACTTCCAATAACTTTTGGCTTAGACTTATTTAGCTTCCCAAGTAACTGGAAATAAGATCATTTAAACTGTGAAAGTCTCCCTTTAAAAAAGGGAGACTTTGTCATTTGATCAATTTAATATGCGAGGTTCCCTCTCCTGAGCAAGTTTTAAAGCACTGCTTCCTAAGGGAGAGGTATTTCTAAAAATAAGCACAAGTGAGGATTAGGGAGAGGATTATTTTTTATGCTATAAAATCAAAAACCTCAAAGAAAAACAAAAATGACACCTGAACTTTTACTCGCCATCATTCAAATTGCTATTGGCGTATTTGCGCTGATCATTACCATTTTGCTATTGATTCCAAAATGCCGTAAATGGCTATCCGAAATGCAGCCTGAACCCCGCAGAAAACAGCGAGGACTAGGATTAAGCAATGGAATAGAAGTTATTTTCTATCCCATTTACTGGCTGTTTAAAATCATCGTTGCCATCTTCAAATAAGTCGGTACAGATACGTTAATTCCCTCTGATCGAACCCAACTTATTCCAGATATCCGGTGTCAAAAACGTCGTAATCAACTTGTTTAAATCCACATAGCGCAGTACACCTTTCAGCTGATTATTCACTTCAGGATTTTTCAGAATTTCCTCACCTGTACTACGTCCCAACGCCTGAAAACTATTACCGACAGCCTCTAAACCTTCTGCCTGAATCACCGCCTTGGTCTGTGCCGAACATTGCTCGACCAAGATGCGCTGCAATACCGCTGCCAGATTCTTATCCAGACTTTCCTTCTGCTGTGCAGACACATTGCTAAACGCTTTCAGGTCTGGATGTGCCGCTAAAGCCACAAAGGTCCATTGCATCACAGCAGTTTTATCAGCAGTTGTGGTGGACTTATCCAAACAGTCACTCAGCTGATCGACCGTTGGACCTGCATTTACCATTTGTACCGTTCCAAACAAGGCAGTCGCCATCAGCGCAGAACGAGCGATTTTGGGAAATCTGTGGCGTACAGGGGAAATACAGCGTGACATAAGCAAACTCCATTAACAGTCTGCCCTTTGTACCACAAAGCATGACAGTTCATCTGTTATTACATTGCAAAATCAAGCTGATTTTTAACCTGTTTGTAGTTATCTGATCTTGGGTAGATCCAGTTACGACTAAAGTGAACAATAAGCATCTTAAATCCACAATCTGCCTGTGCTATGGTAAATAAAAATAAATTTCTCATATAAATCATAGAGAATTAGAGGGTAACAACATGTCTAAACAAATCTTAATGTTGGTCGGTGACTATGCCGAAGACTATGAAACCATGGTGCCGTTCCAGTTTTTAACTAGCCTGGGCTATACCGTCCATGCCGTCTGCCCGGACAAAAATCCGGTGACACTGTAGCGACCGCTATTCATGACTTTGAAGGCGATCAAACTTATAGCGAAAAACGCGGTCATAACTTTGCTATTAACTATGACTTTAGTTCGGTGAATACCGGAGACTATGTCGGTCTGGTGATTCCAGGTGGACGTGCACCGGAATACCTGCGTATGAATGATCGCGTAATTGAAATCGTACGTGAATTTGACAGTGTGAAAAAACCAATTGCAGCCGTGTGTCATGGCGCACAGATCCTTGCAGCAGCAGATGTACTCAAAGGCCGCACCTGTTCCGCTTACCCGGCTTGTGCCGCTGAAGTCAAATTGGCAGGCGGACAGTACGCTGATATTGCAGTGACTGAAGCGGTAACTGATGGACATCTAGTGACTGCTCCAGCTTGGCCTGCGCATCCAGCCTGGTTGGCCCAGTTTGTTAAAGTGCTTGGTGCAACGATTAAGCTGTAAGTACCAGTCCTTTTCAGCTTTTAAAATAAAAATACCACGTTTTTGGAACGTGGCATTTTTATGTGTTGATTCAGATTGTTTTAATTCAGCTGTCTCAACATATTCTTGGCACCAGCATGATTATATTGCGTTGCCAGTCCGCTCAAGACGCGTTGAGCCTGTCCTTTAGCATTTGGAAAGCGGCTGCTATAGGTCGAAATACCAGTCAGACAACGCGCTACCAACATACCTGATTCAGTATAAACCCGAGTTCCTTCTGTACCGTGCTGCTTGCCATAGTTATAGGCACGCTGGGCATTATTGCAGGCATTATTAAGGTTCTTGCCATTATTAATGTCACGCCGAGCAGCAACATAAAGCTTCATTTGCTGCTGTTGTGGGGTTTCAACCACAGTCGCACGCGGGGTAGCGACCGTTACTGGCTTCTGCTCTTTTTTCTCTGCTTCGACCTTGGCAAGTTCTTTGCGCTCAAGCTCTTTACGATCCTGCTCCTTACGGTCATGATCTTTCAGTTCTGTCGCTGGTTTAGCTGCTACAGTCGTTTTGGCAATAGGAGTTACAGTTGCCTTCGCCACATTGAGCTGTTTCTTGGCTGGATTTGGAGTACTCGCAGCCGCGCGATAGAAATTATGTGCTTCAGCTGTTTCCATCAGTCGGGTCAGCAAGCGTACATTACGGGTCTTACTGTTCTTTTCTGGCTGACGCTCAGAAACAGGTTCAATTGAGACAATCCAGCTTTCCGCAAGGTCATCCATTGTGCATT encodes:
- a CDS encoding SLC13 family permease; this translates as MIQIWNSLWSRHNKTKDLFKRLNPHYILSQNINHTNDSINQEQSKSNQKQGFNGSYNKTQWLGLFLGPLIFAWLYFGMSFDGLSQQGQGVLALTAWLSIWWILEVMPLGITSLLPIVIMPMMGTLTIAKVTSSYTDPNIFLFLGGFAIAIAIEKWNLHERISLAIISFSGSTINGLIYGFMFATAFLSMWISNVATVMMLLPIGTAIVYKIISLLKMKQHMIQLMKLNLPRQLFLPLVLVALLVAVQH
- a CDS encoding SLC13 family permease, with the protein product MGGSATLIGTPPNLILAGLVKEMYGYEIGFAEWFIFAFPLCFCLAVFTTFWLTKIAYPMKAKHIAEGKQFIDSEKTRLGRMSYEEKAVATVFAITAFMWLTRTFIWKDIIPGISDTMIAITAAMVLYILPATDGKRILNAESLSQMPWDVLLLVGGGLALAAGFSNTDLSQWIGQQLLTLQNMPYWTALLLTTILTISLTQVSPNTAVTTIFVPIAATLALALDVHPLPLMVAAALGAGFAFMLPIGTPSQAVIFATGKVSIRDMLMQGTLVTILATLLIVISIYLLLPITFGLDLFSFPSNWK